The Sphingomonas sp. So64.6b genome includes a region encoding these proteins:
- a CDS encoding peptide MFS transporter, with the protein MATAHPTGGVPADAKTFLGHPTALFMLFFAEMWERFSYYGMRAILIFYLTKHFLFTDDPAYAVYGAYTSLVYITPVIGGYLADRYIGARKAVLVGGIFIAIGHLLIALLEGPKGEQGIYLNGFYLGLAAIVIGTGFLKANISVLVGQLYPRDDIRRDPAFSIFYMGINAGAWLGPIIIGILGETVGWSYGFGAAGIGMLLGLVCFVLFQKSLHGAGEPPAPELLCAPAFAGLSREWLIYLGAVLGIAVAWWLIRSQGAVGIMLIIFAVLVVGFIVYRSVWILPAVERDRVFAALFLIALSPLFWALFEQAGSSLNVFTDRRVDRVMLGWDVPASVFQSVNSAFIITLAPLFAGLWTWLAKRNLEPNAPLKFGIGLILVGLGFLVLVAGAIASGTGLTPALFIILLYLFHTMAELCFSPVGLSSMTRLSIGSMTGLMMGTWFLATAAGNFIAALIAQTTGGENVGPEKILDVYSNIGWFSMGVGVVVIGVSPFVKRLMHLDKLGDPAVDHALAGERQLGEPAAAGIDTSGETR; encoded by the coding sequence ATGGCAACTGCCCATCCGACCGGCGGCGTTCCCGCCGACGCCAAGACCTTTCTTGGCCATCCCACCGCGCTGTTCATGCTGTTCTTCGCCGAGATGTGGGAACGCTTCTCCTATTACGGCATGCGCGCCATCCTGATCTTCTATCTGACCAAGCATTTCCTGTTCACCGACGATCCTGCCTATGCGGTGTACGGCGCCTATACCTCGCTGGTGTATATCACCCCGGTGATCGGCGGTTATCTCGCGGATCGCTATATCGGCGCACGCAAAGCGGTGCTGGTCGGCGGTATATTCATCGCCATCGGACATTTGCTGATCGCGCTGCTCGAAGGCCCCAAGGGCGAACAGGGCATCTATCTCAATGGCTTCTATCTCGGGCTGGCGGCGATCGTCATCGGCACCGGCTTCCTGAAGGCCAATATCTCGGTGCTGGTCGGCCAGCTTTATCCGCGCGACGATATCCGGCGCGATCCGGCCTTTTCGATCTTTTACATGGGCATCAACGCCGGTGCGTGGCTCGGGCCGATCATTATCGGTATTCTGGGCGAGACGGTCGGCTGGTCATATGGCTTCGGCGCGGCCGGCATCGGCATGCTCCTCGGCCTGGTCTGCTTCGTCCTGTTCCAGAAATCGCTCCACGGCGCGGGCGAACCGCCGGCACCCGAATTGCTGTGTGCGCCGGCCTTTGCCGGGCTGTCGCGCGAATGGCTGATCTATCTCGGCGCCGTGCTCGGCATCGCGGTCGCCTGGTGGCTGATCCGCTCGCAGGGTGCGGTCGGGATAATGCTGATCATCTTCGCCGTGCTGGTGGTCGGTTTCATCGTCTATCGGTCGGTCTGGATCCTGCCGGCGGTGGAGCGCGACCGGGTGTTCGCGGCATTGTTCCTGATCGCGCTCAGCCCGCTGTTCTGGGCGCTGTTCGAGCAAGCGGGATCGTCGCTCAACGTCTTCACCGATCGCCGCGTCGATCGGGTGATGCTTGGTTGGGATGTGCCCGCATCGGTGTTCCAATCGGTCAACTCGGCCTTCATCATCACGCTCGCGCCGCTCTTCGCCGGCCTGTGGACCTGGCTTGCCAAGCGTAATCTCGAACCCAATGCACCGCTCAAATTCGGCATCGGCCTGATCCTGGTCGGATTGGGCTTCCTCGTGCTCGTCGCAGGCGCGATCGCCAGCGGCACCGGCCTGACCCCGGCGCTGTTCATCATCCTGCTCTATCTCTTCCACACCATGGCGGAGCTTTGCTTCTCGCCGGTCGGCCTGTCGTCGATGACGCGGTTGTCGATCGGCAGCATGACCGGGCTGATGATGGGCACCTGGTTTCTCGCCACGGCGGCGGGCAATTTTATCGCCGCGCTGATCGCGCAGACCACCGGCGGCGAGAATGTCGGGCCGGAGAAGATCCTCGACGTTTACAGCAATATCGGCTGGTTCTCGATGGGGGTCGGGGTGGTCGTGATCGGCGTCAGCCCGTTCGTCAAACGGCTGATGCATCTCGACAAGCTGGGCGATCCGGCGGTCGATCATGCGCTGGCGGGCGAACGGCAATTGGGCGAGCCGGCGGCCGCCGGCATCGACACCAGCGGCGAGACGCGCTGA
- a CDS encoding NnrU family protein: MHGTEMVLAAAVAFVGSHFLLSHPLRRPIVARVGEGPFLGLYSLVAAITLGWLVFAYRAAGPEAPLWQVSDVLWVVVTVVMLVASVLLLGSLIGNPALPNPGTPGDAPGEARGVFSITRHPMMWAFALWGACHIAVFPIPANIALSGAVIILALAGAALQDKKKEALQPERWRAWEAKTSYWPFAAIVAGRANFGGFRPHDIAGGVVLWLVATWAHIPLAGWAAGIWRWI, encoded by the coding sequence ATGCACGGCACGGAAATGGTCCTCGCGGCGGCGGTCGCGTTCGTCGGTTCGCATTTCCTGCTGTCGCATCCGCTCAGGCGGCCGATCGTCGCCAGGGTAGGGGAGGGGCCGTTCCTCGGCCTCTATTCCCTCGTTGCGGCAATCACGCTCGGCTGGCTCGTCTTCGCCTATCGCGCGGCCGGGCCGGAGGCGCCGCTCTGGCAGGTCAGCGATGTCCTCTGGGTGGTGGTGACGGTGGTGATGCTAGTCGCGAGCGTGCTGCTGCTCGGGTCGCTGATCGGCAATCCCGCCCTGCCAAATCCCGGCACGCCGGGTGACGCGCCGGGCGAAGCGAGAGGTGTCTTCTCGATCACGCGTCACCCGATGATGTGGGCCTTCGCGCTTTGGGGCGCGTGCCATATCGCAGTGTTCCCCATACCCGCCAACATCGCGCTGTCGGGCGCGGTGATCATTCTCGCGCTGGCCGGGGCTGCATTGCAGGACAAGAAGAAGGAAGCATTGCAGCCGGAACGCTGGCGGGCATGGGAGGCGAAAACGAGCTATTGGCCGTTTGCGGCAATCGTCGCCGGCCGCGCGAATTTCGGCGGCTTCCGTCCGCACGATATCGCCGGCGGCGTGGTGCTGTGGCTCGTCGCAACCTGGGCGCATATCCCGCTGGCGGGCTGGGCGGCCGGGATATGGCGCTGGATTTAG
- a CDS encoding cation:dicarboxylase symporter family transporter, with amino-acid sequence MSQATRILVALVGGLIIGIIAASVSPDWALGATKITQPIGSAWLHGLQMVIVPLIVGLLVTGVGATADAARAGRIAGRSVVMFVILLWSATLMSALLVPLLLNLWPLPTAWAEALRASLSHAAAPAGTVPNLAAFFDTVVPTNVVTAAAADAFLPLTVFAITFAFAITRLPPEPRALLTNFFQAIVDTMLVIITWVLKLAPIGIFALAYGVGAQTGAAAFGALLHYIVTVSAIGLIVLLAAYPVAAIFGRVGILRFARAVAPAQAVAISTQSSLASLPAMLKASAELGAPATSAGITLPIAVAIFRATSPAMNLAVALYVAHLLGMPIGPGALAAGVATAAITTMGSVSLPGTISFFASVAPVAVAMGVPIEALGLLVAVETIPDLFRTVGNVTMDVAVTISVARADGGADLDVEPA; translated from the coding sequence ATGTCGCAAGCCACTCGTATCCTTGTCGCGCTGGTCGGCGGATTGATTATCGGAATCATCGCCGCTTCCGTGTCGCCCGACTGGGCGCTGGGCGCGACCAAGATCACTCAGCCGATCGGATCGGCTTGGCTGCACGGGTTGCAGATGGTGATCGTGCCGCTGATCGTCGGCCTGCTGGTGACCGGCGTCGGAGCGACCGCCGATGCCGCGCGCGCCGGGCGAATCGCGGGGCGGTCGGTGGTGATGTTCGTCATCCTGTTGTGGAGCGCGACATTGATGTCGGCGCTGCTCGTGCCGTTGCTGCTCAACCTGTGGCCATTGCCGACGGCCTGGGCCGAAGCATTGCGCGCCTCGCTCAGCCATGCGGCGGCGCCCGCCGGCACGGTGCCGAATCTGGCTGCGTTCTTCGACACGGTGGTACCGACCAATGTCGTGACCGCGGCGGCGGCCGATGCGTTCCTGCCGCTGACCGTGTTCGCGATCACCTTTGCCTTTGCGATCACGCGGCTGCCGCCGGAGCCACGCGCGCTGCTGACCAACTTCTTCCAGGCGATCGTCGATACCATGCTGGTGATCATCACCTGGGTGCTGAAACTCGCCCCGATCGGCATTTTCGCGCTGGCCTATGGCGTCGGTGCGCAGACCGGTGCGGCCGCTTTTGGCGCGTTGCTCCATTACATTGTCACCGTCTCGGCGATCGGGCTGATCGTGTTGCTCGCGGCTTATCCGGTCGCGGCGATCTTCGGCCGGGTCGGCATCCTGCGCTTCGCCCGCGCGGTCGCCCCGGCCCAGGCGGTCGCGATCAGCACGCAATCCTCGCTCGCATCGCTCCCCGCGATGCTCAAGGCGAGTGCCGAACTTGGCGCGCCCGCGACCAGCGCTGGCATCACCCTGCCGATCGCAGTGGCGATCTTTCGCGCGACCAGCCCGGCGATGAACCTCGCGGTCGCGCTGTATGTCGCGCATCTGCTTGGCATGCCGATCGGCCCGGGCGCGCTGGCCGCCGGCGTCGCGACCGCGGCGATCACGACGATGGGATCGGTCAGCTTGCCGGGCACGATCAGTTTCTTCGCCTCGGTCGCGCCGGTCGCGGTGGCGATGGGGGTGCCGATCGAAGCCTTGGGGCTGCTCGTCGCGGTCGAGACGATTCCCGACCTGTTTCGTACCGTGGGCAATGTGACGATGGATGTCGCCGTCACCATATCCGTCGCGCGCGCCGATGGCGGCGCTGACCTGGACGTGGAGCCAGCATGA
- the glmM gene encoding phosphoglucosamine mutase, with product MARKYFGTDGIRGATNAHPMTAAMAMKVGMAAGAHFQRGDHKHRVVIGKDTRLSGYMLESAMVAGFTSVGMDVVLLGPMPTPAVAMLTHSMRADLGVMISASHNPYADNGIKLFGPDGYKLSDEDELAIEALIDGEIPLVPGPDIGRARRVDDAKGRYIHFAKSTFPESLRLDGMRIVVDCANGAGYQVAPSALWELGADVIAIGVSPNGKNINDGVGSTAPDLLCETVVASGAQLGIALDGDADRLIVVDELGHVVDGDQLMATIASGYARAGRLKNGGLVATVMSNLGLERHLAAQGIGLIRTGVGDRQVLEAMRAQGYNVGGEQSGHIILSDHATTGDGLVAALQVLAELVWAGAPASQFLHRFDPVPQLLKNVRFKGGKPLDNATVKAVIAEAEAELEGKGRLVIRPSGTEPVIRVMAEGDDSAQVERLVDRICDAVRVAAA from the coding sequence ATGGCAAGGAAATATTTCGGCACCGACGGTATTCGCGGAGCGACCAACGCGCATCCGATGACCGCGGCGATGGCGATGAAGGTCGGCATGGCGGCGGGCGCGCACTTCCAGCGCGGCGACCACAAGCACCGCGTCGTGATCGGCAAGGACACGCGTCTGTCCGGTTATATGCTCGAATCGGCGATGGTTGCCGGGTTCACCAGCGTCGGCATGGACGTGGTGCTGCTCGGCCCGATGCCGACGCCCGCCGTCGCCATGCTGACTCATTCGATGCGCGCCGATCTCGGCGTGATGATCTCCGCCAGCCACAATCCCTATGCCGATAACGGGATCAAGCTGTTCGGCCCGGATGGCTACAAGCTCAGCGATGAGGACGAACTGGCGATTGAGGCCTTGATCGACGGCGAAATCCCGCTCGTGCCCGGGCCGGACATCGGCCGCGCCCGGCGGGTCGACGACGCCAAGGGCCGTTATATCCATTTCGCCAAATCGACCTTCCCGGAAAGCCTTCGGCTCGACGGCATGCGCATCGTCGTCGATTGCGCGAACGGCGCCGGCTATCAGGTCGCGCCCTCCGCACTGTGGGAACTGGGTGCCGACGTGATCGCGATCGGGGTCAGCCCGAACGGCAAGAATATCAATGACGGCGTCGGTTCGACCGCGCCCGACCTGCTGTGCGAGACGGTCGTGGCCTCGGGCGCGCAACTCGGCATCGCGCTCGACGGCGATGCCGACCGGCTGATCGTGGTCGACGAACTCGGCCATGTCGTGGATGGCGATCAGCTGATGGCGACGATCGCCAGCGGCTATGCACGCGCCGGGCGGCTGAAGAATGGCGGGCTGGTCGCGACGGTGATGTCGAACCTGGGTCTCGAACGCCATCTCGCGGCACAGGGCATCGGCCTGATCCGTACCGGCGTCGGTGACCGGCAAGTGCTCGAGGCGATGCGCGCGCAAGGCTATAATGTCGGCGGCGAGCAATCGGGGCATATCATCCTCAGCGACCATGCGACCACCGGCGACGGGCTGGTCGCGGCGCTTCAGGTGCTCGCCGAACTGGTCTGGGCCGGCGCACCCGCCAGCCAGTTTCTCCACCGCTTCGATCCCGTGCCGCAATTGCTCAAGAATGTGCGCTTCAAGGGCGGCAAGCCGCTCGACAACGCGACCGTCAAGGCGGTGATCGCCGAAGCCGAGGCCGAGCTCGAAGGGAAGGGCCGGCTGGTGATTCGTCCGTCGGGGACCGAACCGGTGATCCGCGTGATGGCCGAGGGCGACGATTCCGCGCAGGTCGAGCGTCTGGTGGACCGGATCTGCGACGCGGTCAGGGTCGCCGCGGCCTGA
- a CDS encoding DUF1272 domain-containing protein → MLEMRPDCERCGVDVPADAPGAFICSFECTFCAPCAEAMDDNCPNCGGELIDRPTRTGKRLERHPASTVRVYKGAQ, encoded by the coding sequence ATGCTTGAAATGCGACCCGATTGCGAACGCTGCGGCGTTGACGTTCCCGCCGATGCGCCAGGTGCGTTCATCTGTTCGTTCGAATGCACTTTCTGTGCGCCCTGTGCCGAGGCGATGGACGATAATTGCCCCAATTGCGGCGGCGAGCTGATCGACCGCCCGACCCGCACCGGCAAGCGGCTGGAACGCCATCCCGCATCGACGGTACGGGTCTATAAAGGCGCGCAGTGA
- the thiD gene encoding bifunctional hydroxymethylpyrimidine kinase/phosphomethylpyrimidine kinase — MTPRILIIAGSDSGGGAGIQADIKTVTMLGGHAMTAITAITAQNTLGVEAVHRVPANIVAQQMAAVVEDIGVDAIKIGMLGGADIVAEVTSQLGCGLYPRAIVLDPVMIATSGAILADDRTIAAMEQLGRLATVITPNLPELAVLCGREMSSVEIIEEEASLLAGRLGAAILVKGGHADGDVVIDRLIAADGSIARWENERIVTTSTHGTGCTLSSAIATGLGQGMTLADAVERAIRFVRRALEEAPDLGHGHGPMGQQYVTDFR, encoded by the coding sequence GTGACGCCGCGCATCCTGATCATCGCCGGCTCGGATTCGGGCGGCGGCGCCGGCATCCAGGCCGACATCAAGACGGTGACGATGCTCGGCGGCCACGCGATGACCGCGATCACCGCGATCACCGCGCAGAACACGCTTGGAGTCGAGGCTGTCCACAGGGTTCCCGCCAATATCGTGGCGCAGCAGATGGCGGCTGTGGTGGAAGATATCGGCGTCGATGCGATCAAGATCGGCATGCTCGGTGGTGCCGACATCGTTGCCGAAGTGACGAGCCAGCTTGGATGCGGGCTCTATCCGCGCGCCATCGTGCTCGATCCCGTGATGATTGCGACCAGCGGCGCAATCCTGGCAGACGATCGGACGATCGCCGCAATGGAGCAATTGGGACGTCTGGCCACGGTCATCACACCGAACCTTCCTGAACTGGCCGTGCTGTGCGGGCGTGAGATGTCATCTGTGGAAATAATCGAGGAAGAAGCGTCGCTTCTGGCCGGACGATTGGGTGCTGCGATACTCGTCAAGGGTGGGCACGCCGATGGCGATGTGGTGATCGACAGGTTGATCGCCGCCGATGGTTCGATAGCCCGCTGGGAAAACGAACGCATCGTCACGACCAGTACCCATGGCACCGGCTGCACCTTGTCCAGCGCCATCGCGACTGGCCTTGGTCAGGGCATGACGCTTGCCGACGCAGTGGAACGGGCGATCCGTTTTGTCCGCCGCGCTCTGGAAGAAGCACCGGATCTCGGGCATGGTCACGGGCCGATGGGCCAACAATATGTGACGGATTTTCGGTGA
- a CDS encoding ribonuclease HII has protein sequence MTRPSLKHEKLCLAPVAGVDEAGRGPLAGPVVAAAVILPAKGIPRGIDDSKKLSPAERARLHDRLRDCAMIGVGIVEADEIDTLNIYWATMKAMTLAVEALGCLPAHVLVDGNRLPRWGHAATAIVSGDAISLSIAAASIIAKHTRDTIMIAHAQAHPHYGWHSNKGYGSRTHLAALREHGPSPLHRRSFGPVAQAWLDF, from the coding sequence GTGACGCGTCCCAGCCTCAAACACGAAAAGCTTTGCCTCGCGCCCGTCGCCGGCGTTGACGAGGCCGGGCGTGGACCGCTCGCCGGACCGGTCGTCGCGGCCGCGGTGATCCTGCCCGCCAAGGGCATCCCGCGTGGCATCGATGATTCGAAGAAACTCTCGCCCGCCGAACGCGCCCGGCTGCACGACCGACTGCGCGACTGCGCGATGATCGGCGTCGGCATCGTCGAGGCGGATGAGATCGACACGCTCAACATCTACTGGGCGACGATGAAGGCGATGACGCTCGCGGTCGAGGCGCTGGGCTGTCTGCCCGCGCATGTCCTGGTCGACGGCAACCGCTTGCCGCGCTGGGGCCATGCGGCGACCGCGATCGTTTCGGGCGACGCGATCTCATTGTCGATCGCCGCCGCGTCGATCATCGCCAAGCACACCCGCGACACGATCATGATCGCTCACGCACAAGCGCATCCGCACTATGGATGGCATTCGAACAAGGGTTACGGATCGCGCACGCACCTCGCTGCGCTTCGCGAACATGGGCCTTCGCCGCTGCATCGGCGCAGCTTCGGACCGGTCGCGCAGGCCTGGCTTGATTTTTAA